Within the Streptomyces sp. NBC_00554 genome, the region GCCCCGACGGCACCCCCGTCCGCGTCCTCGTCGTCGACGACGACCCGGACCTGGCCGAGGTCCTCTCCGGCGCCCTGCGCTACGAGGGCTGGGAGGTCCGGACGGCGGGCGACGGGGCCGCGGCCGTCACCGAGGCGCGCGGCCTGCTGCCCGACGCCGTCGTCCTGGATGTCATGCTCCCGGACACCGACGGCTTCGCCGTACTGCGCGATCTGCACGCCGTGAAGCCCGACGTCTGCGTCCTCTTCCTCACCGCGCGGGACGCCGTCGAGGACCGCATCACGGGCATCACCGCGGGCGGTGACGACTATGTGACGAAGCCGTTCAGCCTGGAGGAGGTCGTCGCCCGGCTGCGCGGTCTGCTGCGCCGCGCGGGCATGGCCCGCCAGCTGGACGAGGGACCACGGCTCACCGTCGGGGACCTCGTGATGGACGAGGAGGCCCGCGAGGTGACCCGCGGCGGCGAGCTGATCGAACTGTCGCCGACCGAGTTCGAACTGCTGCGCTATCTGATGCGCAACCCGCGCAGGGTGCTGAGCAAGGCGCAGATCCTCGACCGCGTCTGGTCGTACGACTTCGGCGGCCAGGCCCACATCGTGGAGCTCTATGTCTCCTATCTGCGCAAGAAGGTGGACTCGGGCCGCGAGCCCATGATCCATACGGTGCGGGGCGCGGGGTACGTGCTCAAACCGGTGGTGGGCCGGTGAGCGCGCGGTGGGCGGGGGTGCGGTGGCGGGCGCCTCGGCTGCTGCGAGCGGCCCGGTTCCGAAGGAATGGGTCGCGAGGGCTCCGGCTGTGGTTGCCGCGCCCGCACACGCTCCGGTCCCGGCTCACCGGGGGGCTCGTGGTGCTGCTCGCCGTCAGCTGCGCCGCCGTCGGCGTGGCCGCCGTGCTCGAACTGAACGGGTTCCTCACGGGTCGTCTGGACCAGCAGTTGCGGGACGCGGGCGCCAGCTTCCCCGCGAGCCTGGAGCACGGCAGCAGCGTCAAGCCCTCCGACCACGACGGCGACGAGTACGGCGACACCCGCCGCCAGGCCACCGGCACCTTCGGCGCCCGCCTGCTCGACGGGACCGTCACCAACGAAGCCGTCGTCCGCGCCGGCACCGACCCCGCCGACCTGAACGTGGTGCTGACCGCCACCGACCGGAAGGTCCTCGCCGCGGTGCCGGTCGACAGCGACGGACACAGCGTGCGCCTCTCCGCGCTCGGCTCCTACCGGCTGACGGCGTGGAACGGCCAGGACGGCGACGTACTGATCACCGGGCTCCCCCTGGAACCGGTGGAGGCCGCCGTGCACCGCCTCGAACTGGTCGCCGCCTGCGTCTTCGGCGCCGCCCTCGCGGTCACGGGAGTCGCCGGAGCCCTGTGGGTGCGCTGGTCGCTGCGGCCGCTGAGCCGGGTCGCCGCGACCGCGACACGGGTCAGCGAACTGCCCCTCGCCAGCGGTGAGGTGGCGCTGCCGCCGCGAGCGCCCGAGTCCGACCCGCGCAGCGAGGTGGGCCAGGTCGCCGGCGCCTTCAACCGCATGCTCGGCCATGTCGAGGACGCGCTGACCAAGCGGCACGCGAGCGAGGAACGGCTGCGCAGCTTCGCCGCCGACGCCAGCCATGAGCTGCGCACCCCGGTCGCCTCGGTCCGGGGCCACGCCGAACTGGCCCTGCTGCACCCAGGCCCGGTGCCCCCGAAGGTGACCCGCGCCCTGGAGCGGATCGCGGCCGAGTCGGCGCGGATGGGCGAGATGGTCGACGATCTGCTGCTCCTCGCCCGCCTCGACGCGGGCCGCCCGCTGGAACGGTTCCCCGTCGACCTCACCCACCTTGTCCTCGACTCGGTCACGGACGCGCGGGCTGCCGGCCCTGACCATCGCTGGACCCTGGAGCTGGCGGAGGAGCCGGTGACGGTGACCGGCGACGCGCACCGGCTCCAACAGGTGTTGGCCAACCTGTTGGCCAACGCCCGTTTGCACACACCCGTTGGCACGAGGGTGACGGTGTCACTGGCGGCTGATGCCACGACGGCCGTCCTGACGGTTCGTGATGACGGCCCGGGTGTACCGGAGGACGTCCAGCCCGGTGTCTTCGAACGCTTCACCCGAGCGGACCGCCGCCGCACCGAGGGCGAGGGCGGCGGAGCGGGACTTGGCCTGTCGATCGTGGCGGCGGTGGTCGAGGCCCACGGCGGCACAGTGGCGCTGGAGAGCCGCCCGGGGGCGACGACGTTCACGGTCCGGCTGTCGGCCGAGGGCAGGAGTGCCCCGTAGGGGCGCAGGGAACTGCGCGAGCAACCCAAAACGACCCGCAGGTACCAACGGCCCTGACCCCAACGGCGCTCAGTACCGAGTGATCGCGGCAACTCCGCCCACCGTGCCGATCGCGATGTGCGGCCCCCGTGCCGGATCGGCCCACTTCACGATCCGCCGCATCGCATCCCTGGGCACCGACACACAACCAGCAGTCGCCCCACGCCCGTTGACATGCAAGAAGATGCCGGCGCCGCGACCCCGCACCGGCCGCTCGTAGTTGAACCCGATGACGAGGGCGTACGCGTACTGCGTGGCGTACGAGATCAGGTGCTCGGACTCGGCGGCGCGGCAGTCGGCGGCACGGGGTTCGGTCCAGCGGTTGTAGGCGCGGGAGTTGTTGTCCTGGCACCACCAGGAGTTCTGGTGGACCCGCCGGTACGGGGCCTTGGTCCCGCCGGGCGTGGCCTTGATGCCGAACGCGTACGGAAGGCCGTACAGCCCGGTGGGTGTCGTGTTCGTCCCCTGTCTCCGGGAGCCGCCCTCGACCAGCCCCTTGGCGCCGAAGCGCGCGGCCGAGGAACCGGCCTTCACCCAGCGCCCGTCGCGCCGGTCCCACCAAGCGATGGTCCCCGTGGTCGAGGACGTACGCGCGGCCTGCGCCGTGATGAGCTGCGTGCCTCCGCCGGTGTCCGCCATCCGCTCGGGCAGCGGAGGCGGGCCGCTCGGGGCCAGGCCCAGGGTGAGGAGGGACACGGACGCGAGGAGGACGGCGGCAGCGGGACGACGCATGGAGAGGACGCTACGGGGAGGCAGCGGTCGGGGCAGTTCGGGTGGGCTGTACAGGCGTCGTCCGTCGGTGTTCGCGCCGGTGTTCCCGCGGATTCCGGGCGGCCTGCCAGGGCGCCCGGAAACCACGGTGTCCACGGGGTCGGGGCTCACGGACTCGGCGGGGAACCCAGCGGGTTGAGAAGCTCGGGGTTGCCGTCGAACGCGTAGAGCAGCAGATCGTTCATCCGGAAGGTGCTCTGGTCCACAGCGAGGCTGGGACGCCACTCGGGATCACGGACGATGGA harbors:
- a CDS encoding response regulator transcription factor, producing MNTLRSGRPALTRPDGTPVRVLVVDDDPDLAEVLSGALRYEGWEVRTAGDGAAAVTEARGLLPDAVVLDVMLPDTDGFAVLRDLHAVKPDVCVLFLTARDAVEDRITGITAGGDDYVTKPFSLEEVVARLRGLLRRAGMARQLDEGPRLTVGDLVMDEEAREVTRGGELIELSPTEFELLRYLMRNPRRVLSKAQILDRVWSYDFGGQAHIVELYVSYLRKKVDSGREPMIHTVRGAGYVLKPVVGR
- a CDS encoding ATP-binding protein, which translates into the protein MPRPHTLRSRLTGGLVVLLAVSCAAVGVAAVLELNGFLTGRLDQQLRDAGASFPASLEHGSSVKPSDHDGDEYGDTRRQATGTFGARLLDGTVTNEAVVRAGTDPADLNVVLTATDRKVLAAVPVDSDGHSVRLSALGSYRLTAWNGQDGDVLITGLPLEPVEAAVHRLELVAACVFGAALAVTGVAGALWVRWSLRPLSRVAATATRVSELPLASGEVALPPRAPESDPRSEVGQVAGAFNRMLGHVEDALTKRHASEERLRSFAADASHELRTPVASVRGHAELALLHPGPVPPKVTRALERIAAESARMGEMVDDLLLLARLDAGRPLERFPVDLTHLVLDSVTDARAAGPDHRWTLELAEEPVTVTGDAHRLQQVLANLLANARLHTPVGTRVTVSLAADATTAVLTVRDDGPGVPEDVQPGVFERFTRADRRRTEGEGGGAGLGLSIVAAVVEAHGGTVALESRPGATTFTVRLSAEGRSAP
- a CDS encoding L,D-transpeptidase, with amino-acid sequence MRRPAAAVLLASVSLLTLGLAPSGPPPLPERMADTGGGTQLITAQAARTSSTTGTIAWWDRRDGRWVKAGSSAARFGAKGLVEGGSRRQGTNTTPTGLYGLPYAFGIKATPGGTKAPYRRVHQNSWWCQDNNSRAYNRWTEPRAADCRAAESEHLISYATQYAYALVIGFNYERPVRGRGAGIFLHVNGRGATAGCVSVPRDAMRRIVKWADPARGPHIAIGTVGGVAAITRY